The Hyphomonas sediminis genome contains the following window.
GCTCTTCAGGCGCGCGGGTGAGCGGCGGCATGGGCCTCGCGCAAGCGCGACGCGTCAATGCCGGTATAGACCTGCGTAGTGGACAGGGAGGCATGACCCAGCAGCGTCTGGATCGCGCGCAGGTCGGCCCCGTTTGCCAGCAGGTGCGTCGCGAAGGCGTGGCGCAGGGCGTGGGGTGTCGCGGTGTCCGGCAGGCCGAGATAGCCGCGCATTTTCTGCATCAGCCCCTGAATGAGGCGCGGATTGAGCGCGCCGCCCTTGGCGCCCCGGAAGAGCGGTTGATCCCGCGTGAGCGCCCAGGGGCAAATTTCCGCATACGAATTGATGGCGTCGCGCACCGCCGGGATCAGCGGCACGAGGCGCACCTTGCCGCCCTTGCCCTTGATGCGCAGACGGTCGGGCGCGGGCTGGTCTGCGCCGGTCAGGCTGAGCGCTTCGGAGATACGCAGGCCTGCGCCATAGAGCAGGGAGAGGACGGCCGCGTCTCGCGCGTTGATCCAGGGCTCCTGATCGGGCTCGTTTTCGGCTTCGGAAATCAGGTCGCGCGCCGCATCGATGGAGACGGGCCGGGGCAGGCGCTGGGGCCGGCGGGGGCCTTGAAGGTAGCCGACCTCGGCATTGTTGATGCCATGGGCGCGGTCAGCCCAACGATAAAGCGCCTTGATCGAGGACAAAACGCGCGCGACGGAAGCGTCCGACAGGCCTTCCCGGCGGCGCTCGGCGAGATAGGCGCGGATGTCGCGCGCGCGCACATCGCCCAGAATCTTTAGCGACGGCTCGCCGCCCATATGCACGCGCAGGAAGGCAAGAAAAAACGAGAGGTCGCTGCCATACGCTTCCACCGTTTTGGCCGCCATGCGGCGCTCACGAGTCAGGTGGTCAAGGAAAGCGGGCAGAACGTCCATAGGCTGCAGGGTGCCACGGCGCCGTTAAGGATGGCTGAAAGGATCAGGCCGCGCGGGCGGCGACAGCCTCAAGCGCATCTATCATGCGCGGCCAGCCTGCCATGGCGCCGCCATAATAATGCGGCTGGCCTTTCCGGAAGCCGCTTTGTTCCATGCGCAGGCGGGTGCCGGTCGGCGTTGGCGCGAGGGTCCAGATGACGGTGCTGCGCAGGCCGGTCGCGTCGTCGCCAGCATTCCAGCTATAGGCGAGCGTGCGGCCTGGCTCGACGGTCAGAACTTCGCAATCAACGGTGCCCCAGTCGGCGCGCAACTGGAACCGGTGGCCGGTGATGGGTGCAAACTCGTTCTTCATCAGCCAATCCTCGATCAGGTGGGGCGTTGTCAGCGCGCGCCAGATTTTTTCGGGCGGGTGGGCAATATCGCGTTCGATGACGATGGAGCGTGTTTGAGTCATTTCTTCTTTCCGGAGGCGTTCAAATCTGCGGCAGCCCGGATGAGCGCGGTGAAGGCTTTGGCGTTCAGATTGTCGTCCTTGTAGAGATCAATGGCGCGGCGCGCATTTCCTTCCAGGCTGGCATTGAAGAGGCCCTGCGGATCTGGCAGCGCCGCGCCCTTGGCGAAGGTCAGTTTGACCTTGTCCTTGTAAGTCTCGCCTGTGCAGAGGAGGCCGCCCTTTTCCCAGACTGGCACACCACGCCATTTCCATGCTTCGGTGACGCCCGGCAGGGCAGCATGGATCAGACGGCGGGCCTCGGCGAGCTTTTCCCCGCGCCAGTCTGCCAATTCGGCAATCCGTGCGTCAATCCGTTCGGAGGCTGTGGCCTCATCGTTGTTGTTCTTTGAGTTCGGCATCTAGAGCTTTTCTCCGGGCAGGCGGCTCGCCTGTCTGACCCAATCTGTGAACTGATCTTCGTCAAGTTCGTCTTCATATATGTCCAGATAGCGCACTTCGGGGTGTTTGGAGGTGCCCTTCGGGACGGGGACGAGCGATGTGCCGCGGAAGAAGGTGACTTTGATGTATTTGGTGAAGCAATGATAGCTGAGAAACCAACTGTCTTTCTCCAGTCCGTAGAAGGGCGAATTCCATTTCACCGCCTTCTCAACACCGGGCACGGCCCGTTCGATTAGCGCGTCCAGCCGGTCGCCGGTCTCGCTTTTCCAGCACGGCATGGCGGCGATATAGGCCTTGACTGGGGCGTCGCCATATCCCTTCGGAATCTGGGGGTTGCCGCCTGACAACAGCTTTGGTGATGCCTTTTCCGAGGATGACGACGGTTTGCCTGGCATGTTCACGCCTTTCTTCTGGCTGACCACCGCGCCGTATGGGGCAACGCGAAGAGGTATAGCCCGGAGAGTATCAGCAGCAGAAGCGGCAGCAGGGGTGTGAAGAATGCCCATTCGGGTGGTTCATGGCCGAGGCCCTGACTCAGGAGCAGGCCAGAGATAAGCAGTACAAAGAAAATTGATACCCAGCGGTGACCCTGACGGACAAATCTGCTCCAGTTCATTGGTCCATCCTGTTCAAGAGATCTTCGAGACTGTCGAGGCGGCGCTCCCAGAAGGCGCGCATTTCCTGGGTCCAGTCGATCAGCGGTATCAGCGCTGTGATCTCGGCATGGTAACGAGTTTCGCGGCCTTCCTGGTGGCCAGAGACAAGGCCGGCCTGCCTTAGAATGCCGAGATGCTTCGAAACTGCGGGCTGGGAAATGCCCGCCTCCGCTGTCAGCGCATGAACCGATTGATCGCCCTGCCGGCAGAGGCGTTCGAACAGCGCCCTGCGGGTTGGGTCTGACAAGGCCCGGAAGATGTCGCTGTGTTCCATCACGGGAAACCCATAACCGGATGGATATGGGTTGTCAATGATTTATAACTGATTGGTTATGGTTCGGTGCCTTCCCAGTCGATCACCCAATCGATCTCATCTTCCTCGAAGACGGTGTCTTCCGAAACCGTTTGTCCCTGGACGGAGTGTCCAAGCTCGTGAATGCGATGGCGGTCGCCGCAGACAAGATGGTGCCAGGCGGGAAGGGGTTTGCCCTCGTCGATGAGGCGATAAGCACAGGTGCGCGGCAGCCAGTCGACCTGCTCAACCACCACTGGGGTAAGCTGCACGCAGTCCGGCACGTGTGTCTTGCGGTTTGCGTAATCCGAACACTGGCAGGTGGCGCCATCGAACAATTTGCAGTGAAGGCGGGTGTAGGCAAGCGCGCCGGTCTCTTCGTCCTCGAGCTTTACGATACAGCATTTGCCGCAGCCATCGCAGAGGCTTTCCCACTCTTCGGGGGTCATCTCTTCGAGTGTCTTGGTTTCCCAGAAGGGCTTCTTTTTCATCGCGCTTTCAGGCCTTCAGCGAGGCCCATTCGGGGGTCTTGTCGATCAGGGCGCTAGCGTACCAGCAGGAGGAGAGTACACGCTCGCCGCTCGCTTTGATGTCGTCGATTGCGCGGGCAACGAGGCGTTTGCCAAGGCCGCGCCCACCGATCGCGTCCGGAACGATCGTGTGGGTGATTTTGCGGATGCCGGGGCTTGGGCGTTCATAGGTGAGGTAGGCTTCGACGCCCTCGACGATCAGACTGTAGCGCTGACGGGTGGCGTCGTGGGTAATTTCGGAACTCATGAAAAAATATCCGTTTTGTGCGAGCTGAGCTGTTTACGGATCCAGCCCGGCAACAGGAAGAAGGCAATGCCAGTGAGCCACACGGGCGTAAGCACCAGTCCGGCGCCAATGACTGTGCCGATGTTGTAGGCGGTGCTGGCTGTGCTGTTGGCCGCGATAGCGCCAAGGGCGGCGGCTGCCGTGACCAGCAGTCCGCCAAGTATCCAGAGAATGCCGACAATTCTCAAAAGGATGCCCATTGGTCTGTCTCCTGTGTGCCGCGATCAGGCGAGCACGTCTTGCCATTCGGGATGTTTGGCGATTTGCGCCTTGGCGAAGGGGCAGAGCGGGATGATCTTGATGCCGGCTGCGCGTGCCTCTTCCACTGCCTGCTTGACCATTGCCTGGCCGGCGCCCTTGCCGCGCAGGGCATCTGGAACGCCGGTATGGTCGATGATGAGGCGGCTGGTGCCCGCCTTGGAGTAGGTCATTTCGGCCGTCTGGCCATCAATGGTCACAAGGTAGCGTCCGCCCGTCGGACCATCCTCGCGCTTCACTTTCAGATCGCTCATGACTGGCTTCCTCTTGGCAGTGGTTCCTGAAAGTGGGGCAGGCGCGGCAAAAGCGCAATGCCCGGCCCGGTTCCCATTTCTGTGGCGGCAGGCTAGGGCAGGCACATGACACGGCTGCTGACCCATCCTGAGATCGAGTGGCGGGAGGATGGCACTCCCGTCGCGAAGGCTTTTGGGGATGTTTATTTCTCCGTCGAGGATGGGCTTTCGGAGACGCGGACAGTTTTCCTCAAGGGCTGCGGACTGCCGGAAGCCTGGGCCGGGCGGCGCCAGTTCACGGTGGCGGAAACAGGTTTCGGGACGGGGCTGAACTTTCTGGCGTTGTGGCAGATGTGGCGCAGCCACCGCCCAGGCCCGGCGGCGCGGCTCAGTTTTGTCAGCTTTGAAGCTTTCCCTTTGAGGGCTGAAGATGCGGCCCGGGCGTTTGAAGCCTGGCCGGAACTTCGTCCGTTCTCGGATCAGCTTCTCGCGCGCTGGCCGGGGCCGGTCCGGGGTGTGCGCCATATTGCATTCGATGAAGACGGGATCGAGCTGATCCTGCATCTGGGCGATATTGCTGAGACGTTGCCCGCCTCCCGCTTTGCGGCGGACGCCTGGTTTCTGGATGGTTTCAGCCCGGCGAAGAATACCGGGATGTGGGCGGGCGACATCTTTCCGCTGATCGCGGCGCGGTCTGCGCCGGGTGCGCGGGCCGCAACGTTTACGGTCGCCGGTGATGTGCGCCGGGGGCTGGCTGCGGCTGGTTTCGATGTGCGCAAAGCAGAAGGGCATGGCCGGAAGCGGCAGCGACTGGAAGCTGTGTTGCCGGGTGAGGGGCAGCAGGCGGGTGCTACTTCACGGGTTGCCATACTCGGCGCCGGCATAGCAGGGGCGACGATTGCGGCGCGGCTTGCGCGCGCGGGCATTGAAGCCGTCGTGTTTGATCCGGCGCCAGGGGTGGCCAGTGGCGCAAGTGGCAATCCACTCGCCCTGATGATGCCGCGACTGGATGTTGGGGAAACGGCGGAAGCAAAGCTGTTGATTGATGCTTATCTCGCTGCGCGGGAATTCTATGCCGGCATGCCAGGCGCCGAGATGACAGATGTTCGCCAGGCGCCGCGCAATGAAGCGGAGGTGAAGCGGTTTGCAAAACTGCTTGCTGATCCGCCGCTACCCTTGGAAGACCTCGAGGCGATTTCCGGCGGCGGACTTTTGCACAAGCGGGCGCTGATCCTCCGCCCAAGGCAGATTGTTGAGGGCTTGCTACAAGGCGCGAACCTTCGCCTTGGTTCGGGTGTGACGGTCGATCTGGCGCAAAGGCGGGTGAATGGCGAAGCTTTTGACGCAATCGTGCTTTCGGGCGGGATGGCGATCCGGAACCTGCTTCCCGGAGTTGAGCTGACTGGCCGGCAGGGGCAGGTGGAGCACCTGACGGGCGCGGTGACTGCGCCGCCCTCGGCGATGGCGTCGGGCACCTATGCGATTGCTTTGGGAGAGGAGCGCCTGTGGGGCGCAACGTTTGAGCCCGCAGGCCCTGAAGATTCCAGCGAAGTTTCGGATGCTGCCCGAGCAGAAAATCTGAAAGGGCTTGAAATGCTGAACCCCTGGTGGGTGCATGAAGCCCGACGTGGAGAAGCAGTGTCGCGTGCATCTGTGAGGGCGACGACGCCGGACCGCCTGCCGCTGATCGGACAGGCGCCGGATGCCGGCGCAATTGAAAATCTGTGGGATGGAAAATCAGAACGGGACGTCTGGCCGGCCCTGCCGAATGTGTATGTCGCTGGCGGTTATGGAAGCCGGGGCTTTACCTGGGCGCCCTGGGCCGCTGGCGCCATATTGGCGGAGCTGTTGGGGGCTCCGTTGCCGGCCGATCTGCCATCCTTGCGGGCTGTTGATCCCGCGCGGCAGATCCTCCGGCGACTGAGGAAGGGACGGTAGGCGCCTCAGGGCGCCTGCACGAAGAAGACGCGGAGCCCGCCATTCTCATGGCGTTCGAGGCTCATGGAGACTCCAGCGACTTCCATCGAGACATTGCCAGCAATGGTGCTGAAGATTGCGGTGACTGCCAAGACCATGACGGCAAGTCCGCCGAGTAGCCAATTGTTGTTCACGAGATGCCCCTGTTTCATCTGTCCGGTCCTTTGAGCGGAGTTTGGTGTTGGTGGGCGGTTGCCCGGTCAGTTGCCTTTTTCGAGGTCGCGGAATTCCTGGCGCAGGCGCCATTCGTCGGAAGTGACGGCTCGTTCCAGATTCTTCAGGCGCTCGTCGAGGTCCATGAAGGTGTATTTGATGGTGCCGAAAGTCGCGCGTGGGCGATCCTGAACACCGCGCCAGAAGGCGTCCTCATCGGCGCTCATTGTTCCAAAGCCCAAAGGGGTCCGGGGGGTAATCATCCATACGACCATATAAGTCACAATGGCGATCGGTCCGAGGCCGAAGAGCGTTGCCAGAACCAGCAGCACACGGACGAGGATGGGTTCCCAGCCGAAGCGTTCGGCGAGGCCGCCGCAAATGCCGGCGATGACGCTGTCCTGGCGCGAACGGTAGAAACGCTTGGGGTTTGGGGAATGGTAGGGGTCGTAAGAACTGCGGGACATGGGGGTAGTGTCCTTATTCGTCAAATGTGGAGCGGTGCGGGCGGGGCGGGCGGCGGTGTGCCTCCGCATCGCGCGCTTCGAGGAGGGATTCGAGGGTCTCTATGCGGCGCTCCATGGCTTTCGCGGAGCGCCAGAGATCCTCCAGCATCCGCTCATCGTCCGGCTGCAGCGTCTTCTGGCGGCGCCAGAGCGTGATGTAGTGAAACACCATGCCTGGCAGCACCACGAAGAGCGACAAGATTGCGATGAGCGGAATAAGCGCGTCGGACATGATTACTCCTTGCCGGAAGCGATGGCCGCTGCGGCGCGCTCTTCACGCGCTTGTGCAATCAGGCCTGGCGTGCAGATCACGGCGAGGAAGCCCAGCAGGCAGATCAGCGAGAATACCATGGATCAGCCCTCCGACTTCTTCGTGGCCGGCTTCGCCTTGCGGGCTTTCAGCGCGGCAAGTTCCTGCTCGATGGCATCGTTCTGCTCAAGCTCTGCGAATTCCTGCTCCAGGCTCGGCTCGCGGCCGCGGATGGCGTCAGCATAAGCTTCCATCTCGTCGACCTTGCGCTCGAGGTTTGCGTAGCGGGCAATCGCTTCGTCTGCGCGGCCATCATACATTTGCGTCCGCATGCGGATGCGTTGTTCGGCGGCTTCGCGGCGCATGACGAGGGCGCGATGCTTGGCTTTGGCTTCGTCGAGCTTGGCTTGGAGTTTTGTCAGGTCGTCCTGACGGCGCTCGAAGGCTTCTTCAGCGACGGTCATCGCGTGCTTGCGGCGTTCGATTTCCGTGTCCGCCTTTTGCTTGGCGATCAGGGCGCCGCGGGCAAGATCCTCGCGGCCCTTGTCTATGGCCAGCTCTGCCTTGGCGGCCCAGTCGTCACGGCTGGTGGTGAAATGGACGATTTCGCGCTCCATCTCTTTTTTGTCAGCCATGGCGCGGGCGGCAGCCGTGCGCACTTCAACCAGCGTGTCTTCCATTTCCTGGATGATCAGGCGGGCAATTTTTTCTGGGTTTTCAGCGCTGTCCAGCATCGCGTTGATGTTGGAGTTGATGATGTCGCCGAGACGGGAGAAGAGACCCATGGGGTTTGTCCTTTCGTAACTGGAGATCAGAAGAAGAAGCCGCCGAGGAAGACGCCCACGGCGAAGAACATCCACGTCTCCGCCCGGCGCGTCTTGAGCCAGCGGCCAAAGCGGCCAGCGTCCGTGCGGGGGCTGTAGTGATCGTCCTGGTAGCTCATTTTCTGTTTCGTCCTTGGTTCAGTTGGTTGGCAACGCCCGTCGCCCTGATGGCAACTAGATTTCAAGACCCGTGCCAGTTCGAAATTAATTTCATACCACCTTGTAAAATAACAATAAAAAAGTTTTTCCAGGCGATTCGTTAAGGAGTTGCAGGCTAATACAGCCAAAAGATTGATGGATTTGGCCAATCAAATTGGCTAAAAATGCTTCATGGAACAGAGGGCAACTCAACTGATTGGGGAATCTGCGGCCTGGCTCAGCGCGCTGGAGCAGGCGAGCCGGCTCGCGCCGCTCGACCGTTCGGTGCTGGTGATCGGGGAGCGGGGGACGGGTAAGGAGCTGGTGGGCGAGCGGCTGCACTTCCTGTCAAAGCGGTGGGAAGGCCCGTTCGTGAAGGTCAATTGCGCGGCCCTCTCCGAAACCCTTCTGGATTCAGAATTGTTCGGCCATGAGCGCGGCGCCTTCACCGGGGCGACCGAGATGCGCCGGGGCCGGTTCGAGCTGGCCGACGGGGGCACGATCTTTCTCGACGAGATCGCAACCGCGTCCCAGCAGGTGCAGGAAAAGCTGCTGCGGGTCGTAGAATACGGGGAATTTCAAAGGGTTGGCGGCTCCAAAGTGCTGACCACCAATGTTCGCATCGTGGCGGCAACGAATGGCGATCTGCCGTCGATGGCGGACGCCGGGGCGTTCCGGTGGGACTTGCTGGACCGGCTGTCCTTCGATGTGATCACGCTGCCGCCGCTCCGCGCCCGGCATGGCGACAAGACCCTGCTGGCGCAGTTCTTTGCGCGGCGTATGGCCGTTGAAATGGCTCAGGATTTTCCCGGATTTGCGCCTTCGGCGCTGGAGGCGATCGAAGCCTATCACTGGCCGGGCAATGTCCGCGAGCTGCGCAATTTCGCCGAAAGGCTCGCCCATCGCGCGCTGCTGTCTGCGCCCTATGAACCGGTCCGGTTCGAGCCGGCGGCGCTTGATCCGTTCGCCTCTCCCTGGCGCCCGAAAAGTGGCCTGAAAGGGGGCGCAAAAAACTCCAACCATTCCTCCAACGAGCCGGGCAAAAACTCCAACGGCGCATCCATTCCGGTGGCCCTATCTGCGCCGCCGGAGCCGCCTGCGCTTGAGCCGGCCGACCGGCCCGCCGGCCCGGCCCGGACGTTCGAGGAAGCGATCCGGCTGACCGAGATGCAAATGATCGACGACGCGCTGGCGCGCGCCGCCGGCCATCAGGGCCGGGCGGCCGAAGCCCTTGGCCTCACCTACCACCAGCTCCGCGGCCTCCTCAAAAAGCATGGCTATTCGAAGAGGGCGGAGGAGGCGTAGGGCGACCGCCTAAAGGGCGAAGCTGGCGTGGCCTTCGGCATTGATCTGCCAGGCTGGGTTCCAGGTGCCCATCACATGCCCGTTCATCTGATAGAGGAGGATCTTCTCACTCTCGAAGGCCGGCTGCCGGCCAAAGCCTTCGGCATAAAAGCGGCGTGAACGGAAAATATCGGCAATGCCGAGTGTGATAACGGAAATCTGAAGTTGCATGGTGTGACCTTTCGCAGGCGCCGGCGCGGATTTGCGGCGGCGTGACAAGGTCGTGACAAGGTTACGGGACACAAGGATCACCAGAAGTGACGGTCAGGACCCGCGTTCGCGGGGGCCGGGCTAACCCGCCACAGCCTCTCCTTTTCTGACCCGGCAATGCTAATCAATCGCCCGGTCGCAATCAACCGAATTTGGCCCGCTTGCCGGGAACCGACTCCGCCCTTCCGGATTACTGCGTATGGCCGGGCGCGGGGCCATTAACACATTAGGTTTCAGACACATCGGACAACTTCGATCGGATTAGAGTCGCCACTGGAAGGTTCCTGAGGCATACTTATCTCAAAGAAGGGGTCCTAAAGGCTAACCGCAAAGGAGACGTCCATGCAGATTCAGATCACCGGCAAGCATATGGTACTGGGTGAGGCGCTGAGAGGGCGGATCGAGACGGGTCTCGAAGCCGCCGTATCGAAGTATTTCAGCCGCACGGGAGACGCGAACGTTTTTGTATCCCAGCAGGGTCCGTTCGTCGAAGTCGACTGTAATGTCCATTTGCCGTCCGGGATCATTCTCCAGTCGACTGGCAAGGCGGACGACCCCTATGCCGCGCTGGAGGCAAGTCTCGACAAGATGGAAAAACGGGTGCGCCGCTATAAGCGCCGCCTGAAGGACCATCATACCAATGGCCAGCCCGTCCTGCCGGCAGAGTTTGCCGCAGAAACCCTTATCCGGGCCACAGATGACGAGGAAGCAGACGATTCTGTTGATACGGGCGTGGAGGTCGGCGACGCTCCCCTTACGGTTGCCGAAACCCAGGTCCAGATCCGGACGATGTCCGTTTCCGAGGCGGTGATGCAGCTGGAATTGCAGGATGTTCCGGCACTGATGTTCAGAAACGCTAGCCATGATGGCCTGAATATGGTCTACCGCCGCCCCGATGGGCATATTGGCTGGGTTGACCCTGCCAATACCCCCCGGAATTAATGCGACGCGCTACGGAAAGTAGTTTGATGGCCACCGATTTGAGTGCTCTGCTGCAAGGTGGAGTCATTATCCCCTACCATGAGGCAACCAGCCGGAAGCAAGCCATTCATGTGCTTTGCGAGGCCCTCAGCGAGGCGACCCGGATTGGTGCGCGCACGATTGAGGATGCTGTCATGGAGCGGGAACGGCTCGGCTCAACCGGCGTCGGGGAGGGGGTTGCGATCCCGCATGCCCGCCTCGCCGGTCTGAGTGCGCCGGTTGGCGGCTTCCTGCGCCTGGCTCATGGCGTAGACTTCGAAGCCATCGATGACCGCCCCTGCGATCTCATCTTCATGCTGCTGGCGCCAGATGGCGCCGGGGCGGACCACCTGCGGGCCCTGGCCCAGGTCAGCCGTTTCTTCCGCCAGACCGCCGTGCGCGAAGGCCTGCGGAAGGCGCGCAATGAAGACGAAATTCGTGCGCTGATCTGCAAGGACCCGGTTGTCGGCGGCTAAGCCCCCGATACGGAGCTTCCGGATACAGAAAACCCCGCCTCGGCCGAGGCGGGGTTTTTTGTTTGGCCAAAGAGCCGACTGCCCTCTCCCGCATGGCGGAAGAGGGCGCGCCAGATCAGCCTTCTGCCGGCGAGGGCTCGGCGAAGCCGCGATTGCGCAGCAGTGGCTCAATGCCGGGGTCAGAACCGCGGAAGTTGCGGTAGAGCTCATCGGTCTCGCGCAGGCCGCCGGATTCGAAGACCCATTGTTTCAGCTTCGCAGCGACTTCCGGATTGAAGATGTCGCCGGTCTGCTTGAAGGCGTCGAAGCCGTCTGCATCGAGGATCTCCGCCCACAGATAGGCGTAGTAGCCGGCTGCATAGCCGCCCGCAAAGATGTGGGAGAAATAGGTCGAGCGATAACGCGGCTCGATGATCTCCGGAATGCCGTACTTTTCGAGGACGGATTTTTCGAAGGCGCGCGCATCGGTGATCTTCGCGGCTTCTTCAGAGGAGAGCATGTGCCAGTGCAGGTCGATCAGGGAGGCGGCGATGTATTCGGTCGTCTTGAAGCCCTGATTGAAGGTTGAGGCCTTGTTCATCTTGTCGACAAGATCCTGCGGCAGCGGCGCGCCGGTTTCGTAATGCTTGGCATACATTGCCAGCACCTGCGGCTCGGTTACCCAGTGTTCCATGATCTGCGAGGGCAGCTCAACATAGTCCGGGCCGCCATAGACGCCGGAGAAGCTGGCGTAGCGGATCTGCGTCAGCAGGCCGTGCAGACCGTGGCCGAACTCGTGGAAGAGGGTTTCCACTTCGGTCGGCGAGAGCAGGGCCGGCTGGCCGGCGGCCGGCGTGACCAGGTTCATGTTGTTGGTGATGATCGGGCGGATGCGCTCGCCATCAACATCGGACGCCGACTGATAGGTGCTCATCCAGGCGCCGCCGCGCTTCGTTTCGCGGGCGAAGTTGTCGATCATCAGAAGACCAAGATGCTCGCCGGTGGCGTTGTCGGTCACTTCATAGGATTTCACGACCGGGTTCCAGCCATCGACCGGAACTTCCTTGAAGGAGATGTTGAAGAGGCGGGAAGCCACTTCGAATGCACCTTCCGTGGACGCACCAAGTTCGAAATAGGGGCGCAGCTGGTTTTCATCGAAAGCGTAGCGGTCGGCACGGACTTTTTCAGAGTAGAACCACCAGTCATGTCCGAGGATCTCGTGACCGGCGATCTTTTCCATGTCTGCCTGCTCTTCAGCGGCGCGTTCCAGGGCAGGCTTAAGAACCTTTTCCAGGAATTCGACGGCAGCTTCCGGCGTGTGGGCCATGCGCTGCTCAAGCACATAATGCGCATGGCTCTTATAGCCCATCAGTTCGGCGCGCTTGGCCCGAAGCTGGGCGAGCTTGATGGCGAGCGGGCCGTTGTCATACTCGCCGGAAGAGGCAACCAGGCGGTAGCCGTCGAAGAGTTGCGAGCGCAGATCGCGGTCTTCCGCGCTGGACATGAAGCCTTCGAAGAAGGAGCGGCTGATGCCGACGCGCCATTTGTCTTCACCGTCCACCTTGATGGCGTTCTTGAAGTCGTCCGACAGGCCGCCGAGGCGGGCCGCATCGTTGATTTCCAGTTTGAAGGCGTTGGTGGCGTTGAGCAGGTTCTGTCCGTACTCGGTCGTCAGGCCGGAGATTTCAGCGTTGAGCTTGGCGACTTCCGCCTGAACATCCGGCGAGAGGTTTGCACCAGCACGGACGAAGTTGCGGTGGGTCAACTCCAGCAGGCGTGCGTCCTGCTCGTCGAGGCCGAGGCGGTCTTTCTGGTCGTAGACAGCCTGCACGCGGGCGAAGAGTTTCGGGTTGAAGGTGATCGCATCCTGCTCACGGGTGAGCATCGGATAGATTTCGCCTTCCAGGGCGTTCAGCGCGTCATTGGTGTCGGTATTGGTGATATTGCCGAACACGCGGACTGCCTTGTCGAGCGACTTGCCCGAAGCCTCCATCGCCAGGATGGTGTTCTCGAAGGTCGGCTCTTCAGGATTGTTGACGATGGCGTCGATCTCGGCGCGCATCTCGAGGATGCCCTTCTTGACCGCCGGCATGTAGTGCTCGTTCTTGATCTCGGCGAAGGGCGGAACGCCATACTCGCCGGTCCATTCGGCGCGGAAGGGGTTTCCTTCGAGCTCTGCATCGGAAACGGTGATTTCGGGCAGTTCGATCTGGCTGGTGACTTCCGATTCAGGCTTGGCCGCTTCCGGAGCGCCGCAGGCGGCTGTGGCGGCAAGAACAAGAGCGGCGGCGCCGCCCTTCAGGGCTTCGGTCATTTTCATCATGCTTCCTCTGGCAACGAAGATTGCAGAGGGTTTAGACAGCTGAGGCGGAGATTTCCAGAGAAACGGGCAGGAAGGGGCGATTTCGTGCGAGAATTGCCCCGAATGCCGGAAATTTCCGTTCAGCGGGGCAGGCGGGAGACCACCTGGTGGTATTCTGCAAGCGTTTCCTCGAAGACCTGGGCGACCGGTTTGACCTCCTTGATCCGCCCGGCGACCTGACCTGTAAGGGCGATGCCGGCCTCCAGGTCTCCCTTGAAGTAGACCGCCTGCGTGCCGGCGAATTCGCCGAAGATGTTGGGGCTGCCTTCTTTCTCGAGGCGCGTGGTGCGTTCGGTACGCAGGGCGCGCAGGGCCGGGCCGGGGCCTTGCCGGTTAAGGAACACGGTGTCGGTCGCGTCGGCGCCCACGATGGCGTCTTTCCAGTTCG
Protein-coding sequences here:
- a CDS encoding DUF1801 domain-containing protein, giving the protein MPGKPSSSSEKASPKLLSGGNPQIPKGYGDAPVKAYIAAMPCWKSETGDRLDALIERAVPGVEKAVKWNSPFYGLEKDSWFLSYHCFTKYIKVTFFRGTSLVPVPKGTSKHPEVRYLDIYEDELDEDQFTDWVRQASRLPGEKL
- the mnmC gene encoding FAD-dependent 5-carboxymethylaminomethyl-2-thiouridine(34) oxidoreductase MnmC, with protein sequence MTRLLTHPEIEWREDGTPVAKAFGDVYFSVEDGLSETRTVFLKGCGLPEAWAGRRQFTVAETGFGTGLNFLALWQMWRSHRPGPAARLSFVSFEAFPLRAEDAARAFEAWPELRPFSDQLLARWPGPVRGVRHIAFDEDGIELILHLGDIAETLPASRFAADAWFLDGFSPAKNTGMWAGDIFPLIAARSAPGARAATFTVAGDVRRGLAAAGFDVRKAEGHGRKRQRLEAVLPGEGQQAGATSRVAILGAGIAGATIAARLARAGIEAVVFDPAPGVASGASGNPLALMMPRLDVGETAEAKLLIDAYLAAREFYAGMPGAEMTDVRQAPRNEAEVKRFAKLLADPPLPLEDLEAISGGGLLHKRALILRPRQIVEGLLQGANLRLGSGVTVDLAQRRVNGEAFDAIVLSGGMAIRNLLPGVELTGRQGQVEHLTGAVTAPPSAMASGTYAIALGEERLWGATFEPAGPEDSSEVSDAARAENLKGLEMLNPWWVHEARRGEAVSRASVRATTPDRLPLIGQAPDAGAIENLWDGKSERDVWPALPNVYVAGGYGSRGFTWAPWAAGAILAELLGAPLPADLPSLRAVDPARQILRRLRKGR
- a CDS encoding GNAT family N-acetyltransferase, whose translation is MSDLKVKREDGPTGGRYLVTIDGQTAEMTYSKAGTSRLIIDHTGVPDALRGKGAGQAMVKQAVEEARAAGIKIIPLCPFAKAQIAKHPEWQDVLA
- a CDS encoding ArsR/SmtB family transcription factor is translated as MEHSDIFRALSDPTRRALFERLCRQGDQSVHALTAEAGISQPAVSKHLGILRQAGLVSGHQEGRETRYHAEITALIPLIDWTQEMRAFWERRLDSLEDLLNRMDQ
- a CDS encoding DUF1801 domain-containing protein, with product MPNSKNNNDEATASERIDARIAELADWRGEKLAEARRLIHAALPGVTEAWKWRGVPVWEKGGLLCTGETYKDKVKLTFAKGAALPDPQGLFNASLEGNARRAIDLYKDDNLNAKAFTALIRAAADLNASGKKK
- a CDS encoding GNAT family N-acetyltransferase, with the protein product MSSEITHDATRQRYSLIVEGVEAYLTYERPSPGIRKITHTIVPDAIGGRGLGKRLVARAIDDIKASGERVLSSCWYASALIDKTPEWASLKA
- a CDS encoding tyrosine recombinase XerC; translation: MDVLPAFLDHLTRERRMAAKTVEAYGSDLSFFLAFLRVHMGGEPSLKILGDVRARDIRAYLAERRREGLSDASVARVLSSIKALYRWADRAHGINNAEVGYLQGPRRPQRLPRPVSIDAARDLISEAENEPDQEPWINARDAAVLSLLYGAGLRISEALSLTGADQPAPDRLRIKGKGGKVRLVPLIPAVRDAINSYAEICPWALTRDQPLFRGAKGGALNPRLIQGLMQKMRGYLGLPDTATPHALRHAFATHLLANGADLRAIQTLLGHASLSTTQVYTGIDASRLREAHAAAHPRA
- a CDS encoding SRPBCC family protein, with amino-acid sequence MTQTRSIVIERDIAHPPEKIWRALTTPHLIEDWLMKNEFAPITGHRFQLRADWGTVDCEVLTVEPGRTLAYSWNAGDDATGLRSTVIWTLAPTPTGTRLRMEQSGFRKGQPHYYGGAMAGWPRMIDALEAVAARAA
- a CDS encoding YcgN family cysteine cluster protein codes for the protein MKKKPFWETKTLEEMTPEEWESLCDGCGKCCIVKLEDEETGALAYTRLHCKLFDGATCQCSDYANRKTHVPDCVQLTPVVVEQVDWLPRTCAYRLIDEGKPLPAWHHLVCGDRHRIHELGHSVQGQTVSEDTVFEEDEIDWVIDWEGTEP